The genomic window TGGAAGGCGTATAGTAAGAATTCCATTTTTAAGAGAAGCTTCAGATTTATCAGGGATAACATCGACAGGAAGAACGACAGAGCGAGAGAAAGATCCCCAATAACACTCTTGATAATAAAAATTATCACTACTAATTTCTTCTTCATTCGAACGCTCTCCTCGAATAGTGATCATGTCATTGTTGATAGCGACATCAAGATCTTCAGGTTTTACTCCAGCTATAGTGGATTTGATAACAATCTCATTTTCGGTTTGGTACATATCGATAGTGAGCTGTCCATCTGGATCATCAGAAGAATTTGAAACCTGACGCATTTGAGGGCGTGGTTCATCAGTTTGAATTTGTGGGCTATAAGCGGGTTGAGTGTGACGCATTGGTGTTTCCATATTTGTTGTTATAGGTGCTATTGGTTGAGATATTTCTTCTTCTTCATCGGAATAAACTGGCATAGCCCGTCCTTGGTGGAAGGATTCTTCGGCCTTTGCTCCAGTTAACCTTTCAAGAAAAGATCGTTTTTCTTTTGTCATACATTTTTGTTTATATTTACGAAGTTACCCTTTCCTTTTTTAATTATAATATGTTCGAAAAATCCATGCAAGTTTTTTGTTTTTTAGGAGAAAAATAACAAGAGAATACTGTTGTATAAACCATGGATAAATATTGCTAATAAGCCAAAAATTAAAATATAAAGGGTTGATGATTTTTGAATTCCCAAAGACCAAAATATTGAAGTTATGATGTGAATAAAAGAAGGAAAAAAAACAGCAATGGAAAATATGTTTTTTTCAGGAGAGGAAAATATAAGAGAAATTTCGAGAAGAGAAAAGCCTAAAGCAAAAAATAATCCTAGAATAACTGTATTCCAAATTGACTGTTGGGAAGATAATAATTTTTTGAGAAAAAGAAATTTCATTCCTTCTTCTATGAAAACAAA from Candidatus Moraniibacteriota bacterium includes these protein-coding regions:
- a CDS encoding Hsp20/alpha crystallin family protein gives rise to the protein MTKEKRSFLERLTGAKAEESFHQGRAMPVYSDEEEEISQPIAPITTNMETPMRHTQPAYSPQIQTDEPRPQMRQVSNSSDDPDGQLTIDMYQTENEIVIKSTIAGVKPEDLDVAINNDMITIRGERSNEEEISSDNFYYQECYWGSFSRSVVLPVDVIPDKSEASLKNGILTIRLPKADINRVKKIQVRGF
- a CDS encoding PrsW family intramembrane metalloprotease, translating into MLYFSPKFYFLALIYGIFSAIASFLFQSFLVTLFPSTAFIPFFLLFSFVFIEEGMKFLFLKKLLSSQQSIWNTVILGLFFALGFSLLEISLIFSSPEKNIFSIAVFFPSFIHIITSIFWSLGIQKSSTLYILIFGLLAIFIHGLYNSILLLFFS